The DNA segment ATGTTTTCCGAGCACAACCCCAATACACATCCAGGTGACGAAGATATGGCTGCATATGACAGTTTGATGGTTTTTACCGGTAATGCCAATCCGGAATTGGCTCAAAAAGTGGTTAAACATCTAGATATTTCCTTGGGAAATGCCTCCGTCAGCAAGTTTTCAGACGGAGAAGTAGCCATAGAACTTCTGGAAAATGTGCGCGGGCGTGATGTTTTCATTCTTCAGCCTACCTGTGCACCCACCAACGACAACTTGATGGAAATCCTTACCATGGCCGATGCCTTGAAGCGTGCATCAGCGGGGCGCATTACAGCAGCGATTCCTTATTTCGGCTATGCCCGCCAAGATCGCCGCCCCCGTTCCGTGCGCGTTCCGATTTCTGCCAAACTGGTTGCCAATATGCTTTATTCGGTAGGTATCGACAGGGTGTTGACCGTTGATCTGCATGCCGATCAAATTCAAGGTTTTTTTGATATTCCGGTAGACAATATTTACGCTACGCCCATTTTGATTAACGATATCCAGCGTCAGCGTATCGACAATCTGACAGTGGTAAGCCCCGATATCGGCGGTGTCGTTCGTGCACGGGCGGTAGCCAAAGTACTGAATGCCGATTTGGCGATTATCGACAAACGCCGCCCCAAAGCCAATGTGGCGGAAGTAATGAACATTATCGGTGATGTTCAAGACCGTACCTGTTTGATTGTCGATGATATGATTGATACCGCGAATACTTTATGTAAAGCCGCTTCGGCCTTGAAAGCCAGAGGTGCTTCCAGAGTGTTGGCTTATGCTACCCATCCGGTATTCTCCGGAGAGGCGGTATCCCGAATCGACTCTTCAGATATAGATCAGGTTGTGGTAACGGATACCATTCCTTTGTCGGCATCTGCACAGCAATGCGAACGTATCCGTCAGGTAACGATTGCCGGACTGTTGGCCGAAACCGTTCGACGTATCAGCAATGAAGAATCTGTTTCATATCTTTTCAATGAAGATGTGTTAACCAACGGCAGTGTATTTCTGCCTTAACGTGAGCTGCTTTGGGCTGGTCGCGGCCGATTGCAGTTAATTTTATTTATTTTGGAGTTTTTTAATTATGTCATACGAAATTCAAGCTACCGTTCGCGAGGCACAGGGCACTGGTGCGAGCCGCCGCCTGCGTCGTGAAGGTAAAACCCCTGCCGTATTGTACGGTGAGAACCAAGAGCCTGTAGCAATTGCGGTTGATCACAAAACAGTGTTCTATGCTTTGGAAAAAGAATCTTTCCATACTGCTCTGATCAAATTGACTCTTGACGGCAAAACCCAAGATGTGATCGTGCGCGATTTCCAAATCCACCCTTTCCGTCAAGAAGTTCAACACATCGATTTCCAAGTGGTTGATGCAGCCAAGCCCCTGCGTATCCGTGTACCTTTGCATGTAGTGAACGCAGAAACTTCCCAAGCTGTAAAATTGCAAGGCGGTCGAGTTTCACTGTTGAATACGACTGTGGAAGTTATCGCTCTGCCTAAAGACATTCCTGCTGCGTTGGAATTGGATTGTGGCAATGTTGTGGCAGGCGACATTCTGCATTTGTCGGATATCAAACTTCCGGAAGGCGTTGAAAGCGTTGCCCTGAAACGTAATGCCAATTTAGCTGTTGCTACAGTAACAGGTAAAAAACGTTAAGTGAAAAATAAAAAAATCCCACGATTATTGTCGTGGGATTTTTTTATTTGAAAGTTGATATTAATTTCTGAGTCTTTTTCTTATGTATTTTTATGGGTGGGTGTGGGAAATATTTGCGTGATATAGTCAATCCACTTAACTTTTACTACGGCGTTGCAGTGCTTTGGCTCAAAGAGAATGATTTTGTTAACAGAATCGGTTCCGTACTACCTATAACTTTCTGCGGCTTGCTGCCTTGTATTAAAAAATTGAAGTGCATTTGACCATATATGTTTGCACCTGCTGCGCTGCTACGCTTCGAATTATATTCATATCTGAGATTTTTTTGCTAAAAGTCTCAAAGGGGCAGTTTGAACAGCTGTTTCAGACGGCTTTGAACTTTTGCGCTAATACGGTAGTGAAAGCTGAAAAAAAACGCCCGATGGCATGAGCGATCGGGCGTTGGGATGCATCCTGTTTTATCGGTGCGTTTCTACTTGCACCATAGGGGCTTCATCATGAAGTGCGGTTTCTACCGGTTTCGGCACATCCGCGCGTCGCAGCCCGCTTGAGGCTTCGGTGTGCGTTGATGCAGATGCTGCTGCCAAAGCATCCGCGCGTGTTTCCACCAGTACTAAGCCGCCTAAGTTGAGGCCGTCTGAAACCGCTTTCGGTTGGCTTTCGGCAGGGGTTGTTGAAAGTGCATGTTCTGAGGTGGAAACTTCATTTTGCACTTCGCCAACCGGTTCATTTTCTATATGGCCGATACCGAAAACGGTATTGACGGCTTCTTCTACATTGGCAACCGCAGCAGCAATGATGCTTTGTTCGTCAGTGTCGACGGTATTTTCTGCCGGAGCGGAAGGTGCTGAAGATGCAAT comes from the Neisseria dumasiana genome and includes:
- a CDS encoding ribose-phosphate pyrophosphokinase, yielding MAAYDSLMVFTGNANPELAQKVVKHLDISLGNASVSKFSDGEVAIELLENVRGRDVFILQPTCAPTNDNLMEILTMADALKRASAGRITAAIPYFGYARQDRRPRSVRVPISAKLVANMLYSVGIDRVLTVDLHADQIQGFFDIPVDNIYATPILINDIQRQRIDNLTVVSPDIGGVVRARAVAKVLNADLAIIDKRRPKANVAEVMNIIGDVQDRTCLIVDDMIDTANTLCKAASALKARGASRVLAYATHPVFSGEAVSRIDSSDIDQVVVTDTIPLSASAQQCERIRQVTIAGLLAETVRRISNEESVSYLFNEDVLTNGSVFLP
- a CDS encoding 50S ribosomal protein L25/general stress protein Ctc, with the translated sequence MSYEIQATVREAQGTGASRRLRREGKTPAVLYGENQEPVAIAVDHKTVFYALEKESFHTALIKLTLDGKTQDVIVRDFQIHPFRQEVQHIDFQVVDAAKPLRIRVPLHVVNAETSQAVKLQGGRVSLLNTTVEVIALPKDIPAALELDCGNVVAGDILHLSDIKLPEGVESVALKRNANLAVATVTGKKR